In Desulfonatronovibrio magnus, a single genomic region encodes these proteins:
- a CDS encoding HD domain-containing phosphohydrolase, which translates to MNDYKILFVDDDLNILQGFKRTLRKKFCVDTASGPVEGMKAINEKGPYAVVVADLKMPEMNGVEFLSRVRNLFPDSVRIMLTGQADLISAVEAINAGNVFRFLTKPCYPVNLERALNDGIKQYRLIRAEKEILEDTVRGITQVLTDILGSTNELAMGRATRIKHLVRDTAARLGETDVWFYETGALLSQVGCITLPPSVLEKLKTGERLQSQEIVLFARHPESGSRMISMIPRLENLASMIAYQEKLYDGRGVPLDEVEGKDIPLGSRILKLILDYDLLMSRGYDVRGAMEKILIRKGRYDPDVIRAFVEVLQTQEQYEHKQIRLAELTPYMVITEEIRSLSGRLLLQKGSELSPSQIEKLVSLDKSLGVKHPISVLIPPQALRKG; encoded by the coding sequence ATGAATGACTATAAAATCCTGTTTGTTGATGATGATTTGAATATTTTGCAAGGCTTTAAAAGGACCTTGCGCAAGAAGTTTTGTGTGGACACAGCAAGCGGTCCTGTGGAGGGCATGAAGGCCATTAATGAAAAAGGGCCTTACGCAGTTGTGGTGGCTGATTTGAAAATGCCCGAAATGAATGGGGTTGAATTTCTTTCCAGGGTCAGAAATCTATTTCCGGACAGTGTAAGAATAATGCTTACCGGGCAGGCCGATTTAATCTCAGCAGTGGAGGCTATCAATGCCGGCAATGTGTTCAGGTTTTTGACCAAGCCATGTTACCCGGTGAATCTGGAGAGGGCCTTAAATGACGGCATTAAACAGTATCGACTGATCAGAGCAGAAAAAGAGATTTTGGAAGATACGGTAAGGGGAATTACCCAGGTTTTGACGGATATTTTGGGATCAACCAATGAACTGGCCATGGGCAGGGCTACAAGAATCAAGCATCTTGTCCGGGATACTGCAGCAAGACTTGGAGAAACTGATGTCTGGTTTTATGAAACAGGGGCCCTGCTTTCTCAGGTGGGCTGCATTACCTTGCCTCCCTCTGTACTGGAGAAACTAAAAACAGGGGAGAGGCTGCAAAGCCAGGAGATAGTACTTTTTGCCAGGCATCCTGAAAGCGGTTCCAGAATGATCAGTATGATTCCCCGTCTGGAAAATCTGGCCAGTATGATCGCTTACCAGGAAAAGCTGTATGATGGACGGGGAGTACCTCTGGATGAGGTTGAGGGTAAAGATATCCCTCTTGGATCCAGGATTCTTAAGCTGATTCTGGATTATGATCTGTTAATGTCGAGAGGTTATGATGTCCGGGGAGCCATGGAAAAGATTTTGATTAGAAAGGGGCGCTATGATCCTGATGTGATCAGAGCATTCGTGGAAGTGCTTCAGACTCAGGAACAATACGAGCACAAACAGATCAGACTGGCCGAACTTACTCCTTATATGGTGATTACTGAAGAGATCAGGTCACTTAGCGGCAGACTGCTGTTACAGAAAGGCAGTGAACTTAGCCCCAGCCAGATTGAAAAGCTGGTCAGTCTGGATAAAAGCCTTGGGGTAAAGCATCCCATATCAGTGCTTATTCCGCCCCAGGCTTTGAGGAAAGGCTGA
- a CDS encoding response regulator — MTTILFVDDEINVLNGIRRMLRNMRGEWDMHFATSGDQALQIMSAQNVDVIVTDMRMPGMHGGELLTKVMKLWPETIRMVLSGHSDLDVVYQAVLPAHQYISKPSSAETIKSAIQRAIKVRKHINGHPVKAVISSLDTLPALPELYHQLTEELRKSDPDIKAVSRIIAMDIGMSAKLLKLVNSSFFGFCRHIASLEQAVTLLGINIIRSLILSVHIFSLYDLSNVPGFSLKKLWEHCLGSANLAQKLAVLEGMSRESAEDCYFAGLFHDIGKLVLASQLPEEYNAILEKIRNKGLTVRTAEIQILGTSHAEVGGYLLGVWGFPDDIVEAVTFHHQPCLAQSGMRALTTTHVSNILERRYNVFNPNYNLPDYSFDYLKTLQLTDRLKDWEKLARGELDHVCHQKG; from the coding sequence ATGACAACAATACTTTTCGTAGACGATGAAATAAATGTTTTAAACGGCATCAGAAGAATGCTCCGAAACATGCGGGGCGAATGGGATATGCACTTTGCCACAAGCGGTGACCAGGCTCTGCAAATCATGTCTGCGCAAAATGTGGACGTGATCGTCACTGACATGAGAATGCCGGGCATGCACGGAGGCGAACTTTTGACAAAAGTCATGAAACTCTGGCCGGAAACAATACGCATGGTTCTGTCCGGGCACTCTGATCTGGATGTGGTTTATCAGGCTGTACTGCCCGCACATCAGTATATTTCCAAACCAAGTTCGGCCGAGACCATCAAGTCAGCCATCCAGAGGGCCATCAAAGTAAGAAAACACATCAATGGACATCCTGTAAAAGCAGTTATTTCCAGCTTAGACACTCTGCCTGCCTTGCCTGAACTCTATCATCAGCTGACTGAAGAGCTCAGAAAAAGTGATCCGGATATTAAAGCTGTAAGCCGCATTATTGCCATGGATATTGGCATGAGTGCCAAGCTTCTTAAACTGGTCAATTCTTCATTCTTTGGATTTTGTCGCCATATTGCCAGCTTAGAACAGGCTGTGACCCTGCTTGGAATAAATATTATCAGGTCATTGATTCTTTCCGTACATATCTTCAGCCTTTATGACCTTTCCAATGTGCCTGGATTTTCCCTGAAAAAATTATGGGAACACTGTTTAGGTTCGGCAAATCTTGCTCAGAAACTCGCTGTACTGGAGGGTATGTCAAGAGAAAGCGCTGAAGACTGTTATTTTGCAGGCCTCTTTCATGACATAGGAAAGCTGGTCCTGGCCAGTCAACTGCCTGAGGAATACAATGCCATCCTGGAAAAAATCAGAAATAAGGGGCTGACAGTTCGCACAGCTGAAATACAGATTCTTGGTACCAGCCATGCCGAAGTGGGCGGATACCTGCTCGGAGTGTGGGGTTTTCCAGATGATATTGTGGAGGCAGTCACCTTTCATCATCAGCCATGTCTTGCTCAGTCAGGCATGCGAGCCCTCACCACCACTCATGTTTCCAACATCCTTGAAAGAAGATACAATGTCTTTAACCCAAACTACAACCTGCCCGACTACAGTTTTGACTATCTCAAAACCCTGCAACTCACTGACAGACTAAAGGACTGGGAAAAACTGGCCAGAGGTGAACTGGACCACGTATGCCATCAAAAAGGATGA
- a CDS encoding PAS domain S-box protein, with product MSKVLIVEDSRTISGLIQKFLLRNSYEVTDCVAFAEKAIESIPEKFPDLVLMDINLSGEMDGIRAASIIRNNWDIPVLFLTSEYSEDIMRRAARARPYGYLRKPFEEYHLIAQMDLALRLKKIEVKTLKQRKRAVNRLRQSEEKFRKLSEDMPSMICTFTSDSTLTYVNKAYADFFNSTPEALLGARWLDFVPETEREAARKNFQQLSVEHPFNSYEHRVTNESGDLKWMAWTDRALFDDQGHLNYYLAIGLDITKQKQTTLSLAENERALSQVLKALKVGMMVLDRDSGVITRANAEALACCPNQKIIGAAIDDVMSALFPDQNVSFASIVQKMPYFNEERSLKTIRGTKIPVLCSAFSSGLNSEKTIILTFHDISEHKELEMQLTHAQKMKAVGSLAAGIAHEINTPAQYVGDNIRFLKDAFHDLLNLVDKCRARYDEQSTFFSKHEFEQMLEQADYSFLQSEVPSSIDQSLQGIDHISNIVRAMKRFSHPGERNDMTSIDLKDAIENTLAISRNEWKYVAETKITCQSASPIVHGYPNDLNQVFLNLIVNAAYSIKKKVGSTGKKGLIHIHVSISEGHARIDFTDTGTGIPHEIQDRIFEQFFTTKPVGMGTGQGLALAYSIVVDKHQGKISFQSTPQKGTTFTVLLPTNHKEEKGQ from the coding sequence ATGTCCAAAGTGCTTATCGTTGAAGATTCCAGGACCATATCCGGGCTGATACAAAAGTTCCTGCTCAGAAACAGCTATGAAGTCACCGACTGCGTGGCCTTTGCCGAAAAGGCTATAGAGAGTATTCCTGAAAAATTTCCTGATCTCGTACTCATGGACATCAACCTCAGCGGGGAGATGGACGGCATCAGAGCTGCATCCATCATCCGCAACAACTGGGACATTCCGGTATTGTTTCTGACCTCGGAATACAGTGAAGACATCATGCGCAGGGCAGCAAGGGCCCGACCTTACGGCTATCTCCGCAAGCCTTTTGAGGAGTACCACCTCATTGCCCAGATGGATCTGGCTCTGCGTCTGAAAAAGATAGAAGTTAAAACTCTTAAGCAGAGAAAAAGAGCGGTAAACCGGCTCAGACAATCCGAGGAAAAATTCCGAAAACTTTCCGAGGATATGCCCAGCATGATCTGTACCTTTACTTCGGACAGCACTCTAACCTATGTCAACAAGGCTTATGCTGATTTTTTTAACAGCACCCCTGAAGCTCTTCTTGGTGCCAGATGGCTGGACTTTGTGCCTGAGACTGAAAGAGAAGCTGCCAGAAAAAATTTTCAGCAGCTTAGCGTGGAACATCCCTTCAACTCTTATGAGCATCGTGTAACAAATGAAAGTGGAGATTTGAAATGGATGGCATGGACAGACCGGGCACTGTTTGATGACCAGGGGCACTTGAATTATTACCTTGCCATAGGCCTGGATATAACAAAACAGAAACAAACAACCCTGTCTCTCGCTGAAAACGAACGTGCCCTTTCACAGGTCCTTAAAGCCTTGAAAGTAGGCATGATGGTGTTGGACAGAGATTCCGGGGTTATCACCAGGGCAAACGCTGAGGCACTGGCCTGCTGCCCAAACCAGAAAATAATCGGGGCTGCCATTGATGATGTTATGTCTGCACTTTTTCCTGACCAGAACGTTTCCTTTGCCTCTATTGTTCAAAAAATGCCCTACTTTAACGAGGAACGCTCCCTGAAAACAATCCGCGGCACCAAAATTCCAGTGCTTTGCAGCGCATTCAGCAGCGGTCTGAATTCTGAAAAAACAATCATTCTTACTTTTCATGACATCTCTGAACATAAGGAATTGGAAATGCAACTGACCCATGCCCAGAAAATGAAAGCAGTGGGCTCTCTCGCTGCCGGCATCGCCCACGAAATCAACACTCCTGCACAGTACGTTGGAGACAATATCCGTTTTTTAAAAGACGCCTTTCATGATTTGCTCAACCTTGTGGACAAATGCAGGGCAAGATATGATGAACAGTCTACATTTTTCTCTAAGCATGAGTTTGAGCAAATGCTTGAACAGGCTGACTATTCATTCCTTCAGTCAGAGGTGCCCTCCAGCATCGACCAATCCTTGCAAGGCATTGATCATATCAGCAATATTGTCCGAGCCATGAAAAGATTTTCCCATCCCGGTGAAAGAAACGACATGACCAGTATTGATCTTAAGGATGCTATTGAAAACACTCTGGCCATCTCACGCAACGAATGGAAGTACGTGGCTGAAACAAAAATCACTTGTCAGTCTGCATCGCCCATAGTCCATGGATATCCTAATGATTTAAACCAGGTTTTTCTAAACCTGATTGTCAATGCAGCCTATTCAATCAAGAAAAAGGTAGGCTCCACCGGAAAAAAGGGGCTGATTCACATCCATGTTTCTATCAGTGAAGGACACGCCAGAATAGACTTTACAGATACCGGGACTGGGATTCCCCATGAAATCCAGGATCGGATATTCGAACAGTTCTTCACCACCAAGCCTGTAGGCATGGGCACCGGACAGGGATTGGCACTGGCCTATTCCATTGTTGTAGACAAGCACCAGGGAAAGATCAGCTTTCAATCCACACCTCAAAAAGGAACCACTTTTACCGTGCTTTTACCCACCAACCACAAGGAAGAGAAAGGTCAATGA